The following coding sequences are from one Malaciobacter pacificus window:
- the polA gene encoding DNA polymerase I, with product MKKTITVIDTFGFLFRSYFALPPLKSKSGFPTGLLTGFMNFVSNIGKDFQTDYIVFALDAKGDTFRNEIYDQYKSHRPDVPEDLLKQLPIAISWIEKMGFKTAIKTGFEADDIVASIAHDAKQKGLEVRIVSHDKDLYQLIDDDKVYMFDPIKKTVINEEKCFDKYGVHPNQFTDYQALLGDSADNVPGVKGVGAKTAEALIKEYGTLENIYANLENIEKKRWQTLLTEGKEMAFISKQLVTLSTDCHCIDNLDEFILPNDNPILKIADILIEYDMNRILDRVNKDGMGYKTSIPQKQEPKEDFQYELITDDSKLSLVINSIPRDAIVAFDTETTDVDVKNAKIVGFSFAYEENKAYYVPIAHNYLGVPNQISLDSAKQNIIQLNRHKLVLQNFKYDFEIVKQNLDIELNLYADTMILAWLLNTSEKVGLDYQVDKYFDHKMISFKDIVKKGEDFSNVDIAKACEYAAEDALMTLKLYNKQLEVFKETNNEDLLKIAFDYEFDFISVLLEMERNGIKVDVNKLEELKKNNNEHIQKLTSDIYETAGVEFNINSPKQLGVILFETLGLPTKKKTKTGYSTNEVVLQGLIDAHPVVPLLLKYREAFKLQSTYIEPLLELGLKNDENRVYTSFLHTGTATGRLSSKNPNLQNIPVKSEAGAQIRSAFIPKKGYKLVGIDYSQIELRLLAHFSEDPALVEAFNADLDIHHQTAVKIFGEEEAALKRSIAKSINFGLLYGMGSKKLGDTLGIPAKEAKKYIESYFEAFVSVKDYLASIEDYALQHGYIKTLLKRKRIFDFDSANGMQKAAYLRESVNTLFQGSAADLIKLSMLEIYKKYKNNSSVKILLQIHDELIFEIQENKVDEITKELTQIMENVYNLKVPLKVSKSIGDSWQELK from the coding sequence ATGAAGAAAACGATTACAGTTATAGATACATTTGGATTTTTATTTAGAAGCTATTTTGCACTACCACCACTTAAATCAAAAAGTGGATTCCCTACAGGACTATTAACAGGTTTTATGAATTTTGTTTCTAATATTGGAAAAGATTTTCAAACAGATTATATAGTTTTTGCACTAGATGCAAAAGGGGATACTTTTAGAAATGAGATTTATGACCAATATAAATCTCATAGACCAGATGTTCCAGAAGATTTATTAAAACAACTTCCTATTGCTATTTCATGGATAGAGAAAATGGGGTTTAAAACTGCTATTAAAACTGGCTTTGAAGCTGATGATATTGTAGCTTCAATTGCTCATGATGCAAAACAAAAAGGCTTAGAAGTTAGAATTGTATCCCATGATAAAGATTTATATCAATTAATTGATGATGATAAAGTTTATATGTTCGATCCAATTAAAAAAACTGTAATTAATGAAGAAAAATGTTTCGATAAATATGGTGTTCATCCTAATCAGTTTACAGATTATCAAGCACTACTTGGAGATAGTGCTGATAATGTTCCTGGTGTTAAAGGAGTAGGGGCAAAAACAGCAGAAGCACTTATTAAAGAGTATGGAACATTAGAAAATATCTATGCAAATTTAGAAAATATTGAGAAAAAAAGATGGCAAACTTTACTGACTGAAGGTAAAGAGATGGCTTTTATTTCAAAACAACTTGTTACCTTGTCAACTGATTGTCATTGTATTGATAATTTAGATGAATTCATTTTACCCAATGATAATCCAATATTAAAAATTGCAGACATTTTAATTGAATATGACATGAATAGGATATTAGATAGAGTTAATAAAGATGGAATGGGCTATAAAACTTCAATTCCTCAAAAGCAAGAACCAAAAGAGGATTTTCAATATGAGTTAATAACAGATGACAGTAAACTTTCACTTGTAATAAATTCTATTCCAAGAGATGCAATTGTTGCATTTGATACTGAAACTACTGATGTGGATGTTAAGAATGCAAAAATTGTTGGTTTCTCTTTTGCTTATGAAGAAAATAAAGCTTATTATGTCCCAATTGCTCATAATTATTTAGGTGTACCAAATCAAATATCTTTAGATAGTGCAAAACAAAATATTATCCAGTTAAATAGACATAAACTTGTTTTACAAAACTTTAAATATGATTTTGAAATAGTAAAACAAAACTTAGATATAGAATTAAATTTATATGCTGATACTATGATATTAGCATGGCTTTTAAACACAAGTGAAAAAGTAGGTTTAGATTATCAAGTAGATAAATACTTTGACCATAAAATGATATCTTTTAAAGATATAGTAAAGAAAGGTGAAGATTTCTCAAATGTTGACATAGCTAAAGCTTGTGAATATGCTGCAGAAGATGCTTTAATGACTCTAAAACTTTATAATAAACAATTAGAAGTATTTAAAGAAACTAATAATGAAGATTTATTAAAAATTGCATTTGATTACGAATTTGATTTTATTTCTGTACTTTTAGAGATGGAAAGAAATGGAATAAAAGTAGATGTTAATAAGCTTGAAGAGTTAAAGAAAAACAACAATGAACATATTCAAAAACTTACTTCAGATATTTATGAAACAGCAGGCGTTGAATTTAATATAAATTCACCTAAACAGTTAGGGGTCATTCTTTTTGAAACATTAGGTTTACCGACTAAGAAAAAAACAAAAACAGGTTATAGTACAAATGAAGTTGTTTTACAAGGCTTAATAGATGCTCACCCTGTTGTTCCTTTACTTTTAAAATATAGAGAAGCATTTAAGCTTCAATCAACTTATATTGAACCACTTTTAGAATTAGGTTTAAAAAATGATGAAAATAGAGTTTATACTTCATTTTTACATACAGGGACGGCAACAGGAAGATTAAGTTCTAAGAATCCTAATTTACAAAATATTCCAGTTAAGAGTGAAGCAGGGGCACAAATTAGGTCAGCATTTATTCCAAAAAAGGGATACAAATTAGTCGGAATTGATTATTCTCAAATTGAATTAAGACTTCTTGCTCATTTTAGTGAAGATCCTGCTTTAGTTGAAGCTTTTAATGCAGATTTAGATATTCATCATCAAACAGCAGTTAAGATTTTTGGAGAAGAAGAGGCTGCTTTGAAAAGATCAATTGCAAAATCAATTAACTTTGGATTATTGTATGGTATGGGAAGTAAAAAATTAGGAGATACTTTAGGAATTCCAGCTAAAGAGGCTAAAAAATATATTGAATCATATTTTGAGGCATTTGTGAGTGTAAAAGATTATTTAGCCTCTATAGAAGATTATGCCTTACAACATGGATACATAAAAACATTATTAAAAAGAAAAAGAATTTTTGATTTTGACAGTGCAAATGGAATGCAAAAAGCTGCATATTTAAGAGAATCAGTTAATACTTTATTTCAAGGAAGTGCTGCAGATTTAATTAAATTATCTATGTTAGAGATTTATAAAAAATATAAAAATAATAGTTCTGTGAAAATCTTGTTACAAATACATGATGAGTTAATCTTTGAAATTCAAGAAAATAAAGTGGATGAAATAACGAAAGAATTGACACAGATAATGGAAAATGTGTATAATTTGAAAGTTCCTTTAAAAGTTAGTAAATCAATTGGTGACTCTTGGCAAGAATTAAAATAG
- the kdsB gene encoding 3-deoxy-manno-octulosonate cytidylyltransferase, whose translation MIIIPARLNSSRFANKILVDILGLPMVIKTAKQVSSLDKVVIATDSQEVIDLASEHGFDAVMTSSDHQSGTDRINEAVNKLNLSDDEIIVNVQADEPFIEPEVIEAVINRVKTVVEKDEDIMITSCYKEISSELADDSNHVKVVLDENSNAIYFSRAKVPYHRDHYENAVYHGHLGIYGFTKKSLNEFCSLKPSRLENLEKLEQLRALDNNYNITMVKVESKSFGIDTQEDLNNALRIFQNNS comes from the coding sequence ATGATTATAATCCCAGCAAGATTAAATTCTAGTAGGTTTGCAAATAAAATATTAGTGGATATTTTAGGTTTACCAATGGTAATTAAAACAGCAAAACAAGTTAGTTCATTAGATAAAGTAGTTATTGCAACTGATTCACAAGAGGTTATTGATTTAGCCTCAGAACATGGTTTTGATGCTGTTATGACTTCAAGTGATCATCAAAGTGGTACAGATAGAATAAATGAAGCAGTTAATAAATTAAATTTGAGTGATGATGAGATTATTGTAAATGTTCAAGCAGATGAGCCTTTTATAGAACCAGAAGTTATTGAAGCTGTAATTAATAGAGTTAAAACAGTCGTTGAAAAAGATGAAGATATTATGATTACTTCTTGTTATAAAGAAATTTCATCTGAATTAGCAGATGATTCTAATCATGTAAAAGTTGTATTAGATGAAAATTCAAATGCAATATATTTTTCAAGGGCAAAAGTTCCATATCATAGAGATCATTATGAGAATGCTGTTTATCATGGACATTTAGGAATTTATGGATTCACAAAAAAATCATTAAATGAATTTTGTTCATTAAAACCTTCTAGATTAGAAAACTTAGAAAAGTTAGAACAACTAAGAGCTTTAGATAATAATTATAATATTACGATGGTAAAAGTTGAATCTAAATCTTTTGGTATTGATACACAAGAAGATTTAAATAATGCATTAAGAATTTTTCAAAATAACTCTTAA
- a CDS encoding EAL domain-containing protein, with protein MHFDIQVSKSAQNILNNYLQELEVTLLNVNFKYDSDVNNKEAHHLLIIDIEDNNLHKMVDLYIKSNRYVLFLSDKSNVKDYISNITKFDIIKKPIDFEDLVLKVKNYTNFLNNDLLLKQEQELSNSIINSISNPIFITDGKKVLFANDYFYRLVGKYSLKDINNKYEDIGDLFETEEGFLNNIKKDWLAQISHKNCRVSIFDNESLNKKYYTLQKIYLTHNQTNIIILNDISHEITHKKELYNLLYTDNLTKLPNRAKLIDELQHKSVKLQAVAILDINSFKEINDFFGLRIGDYILNEISKLINSFIDKSCMRLYKFPSDTYCITYTKDNQKLFTKVIKEIHEIIYKKVFLIDQHEIDTRITSGISFSHKNNKLITADIALQSAKKDNKDFVIFYEELDKFQEYENNMLWTKKLKNAFLEDKIVVYYQPIVNNKTLKIEKYECLVRMIDENNDVISPFFFLDISKKSKQYTKITKIVIEKAFKKFSNLNFEFTVNISYEDIADPDFLRFIKNALKTYSVKDKVVFEILEDENIKNYELLINFINEIKKLGCKVAIDDFGSGYSNFEHLLKMKVDYLKIDASLIKNIAIDENSYKITKTIIEFAKNLNLQTVAEYVENKDIYKIVKNLGADYSQGYYFSQPLKSPELLNFK; from the coding sequence ATGCACTTTGATATACAGGTTAGTAAATCTGCACAAAATATACTTAATAACTATTTACAAGAATTAGAAGTTACACTTTTAAATGTTAATTTTAAATATGATTCTGATGTAAATAATAAAGAGGCTCATCACTTACTAATTATTGATATTGAAGATAATAACCTACACAAAATGGTAGATTTATATATTAAGTCTAATAGATATGTACTTTTTTTAAGTGATAAGTCTAATGTAAAAGATTATATTTCAAATATAACAAAGTTTGATATTATAAAAAAACCAATAGATTTTGAAGATTTAGTTTTAAAAGTAAAAAACTACACTAACTTTTTAAATAATGATTTACTACTAAAGCAAGAACAAGAACTTTCTAATTCAATTATAAACAGTATCTCAAATCCTATTTTTATTACAGATGGTAAAAAAGTTTTATTTGCTAATGACTATTTTTACAGACTAGTAGGTAAATACTCTTTAAAAGATATTAATAACAAATATGAAGATATAGGAGATTTATTTGAAACTGAAGAGGGCTTTTTAAACAACATTAAAAAAGATTGGTTAGCACAAATTAGTCATAAAAATTGTAGAGTATCAATTTTTGATAATGAATCATTAAATAAAAAATATTACACTTTACAAAAAATATATTTAACCCATAATCAAACTAATATCATAATTCTCAATGATATTAGTCATGAAATAACTCATAAAAAAGAGCTTTATAATTTACTTTACACAGATAACCTTACAAAATTACCAAACAGAGCAAAATTAATAGATGAACTACAACATAAAAGTGTTAAGCTTCAAGCAGTTGCTATTTTAGATATAAATTCATTTAAAGAAATTAATGATTTTTTTGGACTTAGAATTGGTGATTATATTTTAAATGAAATATCAAAGCTTATAAATAGTTTTATAGATAAATCATGTATGAGGCTTTATAAATTTCCATCGGATACTTATTGTATTACATATACTAAAGATAATCAAAAATTATTTACTAAAGTAATAAAAGAGATACATGAAATAATTTATAAAAAAGTATTTCTTATTGATCAGCATGAAATTGATACGAGAATTACTTCAGGTATTTCATTTTCCCACAAAAACAATAAACTAATCACTGCAGATATTGCTTTACAGTCTGCTAAAAAAGATAATAAAGATTTTGTAATTTTTTATGAAGAGCTTGATAAATTTCAAGAGTATGAAAATAATATGCTTTGGACAAAAAAATTAAAAAATGCTTTTTTAGAAGATAAAATTGTTGTTTATTACCAACCTATAGTTAATAATAAAACTTTAAAAATAGAAAAATATGAATGTTTAGTTAGAATGATAGATGAAAACAATGATGTAATTTCGCCTTTTTTCTTTTTAGATATTTCAAAAAAATCAAAACAATATACTAAAATCACTAAAATAGTTATAGAAAAAGCTTTTAAAAAATTTAGTAATTTAAATTTTGAATTTACAGTAAATATTTCTTATGAAGATATTGCTGATCCTGACTTTTTAAGATTTATTAAAAATGCTTTAAAAACTTATTCAGTAAAAGATAAAGTTGTATTTGAAATTTTAGAGGATGAAAATATAAAGAATTATGAACTTTTAATTAATTTTATAAATGAGATTAAGAAGTTAGGTTGTAAAGTTGCTATCGATGATTTTGGTTCAGGGTATTCAAATTTTGAACATTTACTAAAAATGAAAGTTGATTATTTAAAAATAGATGCCTCTTTAATAAAAAATATTGCTATAGATGAAAACTCGTATAAAATCACAAAAACAATTATAGAGTTTGCTAAAAATCTCAATTTACAAACAGTTGCTGAGTATGTTGAAAATAAAGATATATATAAAATAGTGAAAAATTTAGGTGCAGATTATTCTCAAGGATATTATTTCTCTCAGCCCCTAAAATCTCCTGAACTATTAAATTTTAAATAA
- the lptB gene encoding LPS export ABC transporter ATP-binding protein: MHNLRIVDITKNIKKTQILHGISLEVNSGEIVGLLGPNGAGKTTTFYTVCGLVRPSSGEIYFDDKDITNLPLHKRALKGIGYLPQESSIFKDLSVEDNLMLAAQIVTNDKDEQHKRVEELLELFNIEPIRQRKGVSLSGGERRRTEIARALVSQPKFLLLDEPFAGVDPIAVKDIQEIIHQLTKIDIGVLITDHNVRETLEICDRAYVMKAGALLASGTSEEIKNNDQVREHYLGEDFSF; the protein is encoded by the coding sequence ATGCATAATTTAAGAATAGTTGATATTACTAAAAATATAAAAAAGACTCAAATACTTCATGGTATTTCTCTTGAAGTTAATTCAGGAGAAATTGTAGGTTTATTAGGACCTAATGGTGCAGGTAAAACAACAACTTTTTATACTGTATGTGGATTAGTTAGACCAAGTAGTGGTGAAATATATTTCGATGATAAAGATATTACAAACTTACCTTTACATAAAAGAGCTTTAAAAGGGATTGGATATTTACCTCAAGAATCTTCTATCTTTAAAGACTTATCTGTTGAAGATAACTTAATGTTAGCAGCACAAATAGTTACAAATGATAAAGATGAACAACATAAAAGAGTTGAAGAGTTACTTGAACTTTTTAATATTGAACCTATTAGACAAAGAAAGGGTGTTTCTTTATCAGGAGGTGAGAGAAGAAGAACAGAAATAGCAAGGGCTTTAGTTTCTCAACCAAAGTTTCTACTTCTTGATGAACCTTTTGCAGGAGTTGATCCAATCGCTGTTAAAGATATTCAAGAGATTATTCATCAATTAACTAAAATAGATATTGGTGTTTTAATAACAGACCATAATGTAAGAGAAACTCTAGAAATTTGTGATAGAGCATATGTTATGAAAGCAGGGGCTTTACTTGCAAGTGGAACTAGTGAAGAGATAAAAAATAATGATCAAGTTAGAGAACATTATTTAGGAGAAGATTTTAGTTTTTAA
- the tsaE gene encoding tRNA (adenosine(37)-N6)-threonylcarbamoyltransferase complex ATPase subunit type 1 TsaE: MSKKFELDISEIDTVVKYLDEKINDEDTVVILRGDLASGKTTLVKNFVKYLELEDLVTSPTFSLQAVYSDKIYHYDVYNKTLSEFISLGMLEEFEKEGIHFVEWGDDELKDILDDYGYKVLVVEIEKLENKRLYKIDA, encoded by the coding sequence TTGAGTAAAAAATTTGAATTAGATATATCTGAAATTGATACAGTTGTTAAATATTTAGATGAAAAAATAAATGATGAAGATACAGTTGTAATTTTAAGAGGTGATTTAGCAAGTGGAAAAACTACTTTAGTAAAGAACTTTGTTAAGTATTTAGAACTTGAAGATTTAGTTACTTCTCCAACTTTTTCTCTTCAAGCTGTATATTCTGATAAAATTTATCACTATGATGTATATAACAAAACTTTAAGTGAATTTATCTCTTTAGGAATGCTAGAAGAGTTTGAAAAAGAGGGAATACACTTTGTAGAGTGGGGAGATGATGAACTAAAAGATATATTAGATGATTATGGATATAAAGTTTTAGTTGTAGAAATAGAAAAATTAGAAAATAAAAGGCTATATAAGATTGATGCATAA
- the trpD gene encoding anthranilate phosphoribosyltransferase, whose protein sequence is MFNTTKLKFDDIFENRLPEDEVKEYLVELYERGEDAAEIAGAASAMRDHLIPLPIHNSLQDKLIDNCGTGGDKSNSFNISTTVSILLAACGSYVAKHGNRSITSKSGSADMLEALGINLNLSLENSAKMLEDTGFTFMFAQNHHPCMKYIMPIRKSIPHRTIFNILGPLSNPAGVTKQLIGVFDKTYINKIATALDLLDSKRSIVVSSNDGMDEISISDVTYATSMFNGKIEDFEINPEHYGMQMASKDDIVGANAAFNARLTSDILSKKLVGAKLDIVLLNTAAALIVDEKARDMKDGIDIAKDAILSGKAKEKLDELIKVSNQLK, encoded by the coding sequence ATGTTTAATACTACAAAACTAAAATTTGATGATATTTTTGAAAATAGATTACCAGAAGATGAAGTTAAAGAGTACTTAGTTGAACTTTACGAAAGAGGTGAAGATGCAGCTGAAATTGCAGGTGCTGCAAGTGCAATGAGAGATCATTTAATTCCTCTTCCTATTCATAATAGTTTGCAAGATAAATTGATTGATAATTGTGGAACAGGTGGAGATAAATCAAACTCTTTTAATATCTCAACAACAGTTTCAATTTTACTTGCTGCTTGTGGTTCTTATGTAGCAAAACATGGAAATAGAAGTATCACAAGTAAATCAGGAAGTGCTGATATGCTTGAAGCACTTGGAATTAATTTAAATTTATCATTAGAAAATAGTGCAAAAATGCTAGAAGATACAGGCTTTACATTTATGTTTGCACAAAATCATCATCCGTGCATGAAATATATTATGCCTATAAGAAAAAGTATTCCTCATAGAACAATATTTAATATCTTAGGACCATTATCTAATCCAGCAGGTGTTACAAAACAGTTAATAGGTGTATTTGATAAAACATATATAAACAAAATTGCAACAGCTTTAGACCTTTTGGATTCAAAAAGATCAATTGTGGTTTCATCAAATGATGGTATGGATGAAATTTCGATTTCTGATGTGACATATGCTACTTCAATGTTTAATGGAAAAATTGAAGATTTTGAGATTAACCCAGAACATTACGGAATGCAAATGGCATCTAAAGATGATATTGTAGGAGCAAATGCAGCTTTTAATGCAAGATTAACTTCTGATATTTTATCTAAAAAATTAGTGGGTGCTAAACTTGATATTGTATTATTAAATACTGCAGCTGCATTAATAGTTGATGAAAAAGCTAGAGATATGAAAGATGGTATCGATATAGCAAAAGATGCAATTTTAAGTGGAAAAGCAAAAGAAAAACTTGATGAATTAATTAAAGTATCTAATCAACTAAAGTAG
- a CDS encoding S4 domain-containing protein, whose protein sequence is MRIDKFLNAVNITKRRAVAEDMLEHKVVFINDQSVKKSKEVKVGDIIEIRYLERSDKFQVLQIPTTKSTPKSKMEEYVKRIENV, encoded by the coding sequence ATGAGAATAGATAAATTTTTAAATGCAGTAAATATAACTAAAAGAAGAGCAGTTGCTGAAGACATGCTAGAGCATAAAGTTGTTTTTATAAATGACCAAAGTGTAAAAAAATCAAAAGAAGTAAAAGTTGGTGATATTATAGAAATTAGATATTTAGAAAGAAGTGATAAATTTCAAGTTTTACAAATTCCAACAACAAAATCTACACCAAAATCAAAAATGGAAGAGTATGTAAAAAGGATAGAAAATGTTTAA
- a CDS encoding argininosuccinate synthase: MSKKDINKVVLAYSGGLDTSIILKWLQDEYNAEVITFTADLGQGEEVEPARAKAIACGIKPENVFILDIKEEFVKDYVFPMFRANAIYEGEYLLGTSIARPLIAKKLVEIANEKGAEAVSHGATGKGNDQVRFEIGALALKPDVKVIAPWREWDLNSREKLLAYAKEHGIEISQKHIDKDGNPAVSPYSMDANLLHISYEGLHLENPNNEPEESMWLWTNSPENAPDEAEYITIGYKNGDPISINGEEQSPAILLENLNKLGNKHGIGRIDIVENRYVGMKARGCYETPGGTIMLKAHRAIESICLDREEAHLKDELMPRYAKLIYQGYWFSPEREMLQAAIDKTQENVEGTVRLKLYKGNVSVVGRESEKSLYDDAYSTFEEDEVYNQKDAEGFIRLNALRFIIAGKKNSK; encoded by the coding sequence ATGAGTAAAAAAGATATCAACAAAGTTGTATTAGCTTATAGTGGTGGGCTTGATACATCTATTATTTTAAAATGGCTTCAAGATGAATACAATGCTGAAGTTATTACATTTACTGCTGATTTAGGTCAAGGTGAAGAAGTAGAACCAGCAAGAGCAAAAGCTATTGCTTGTGGAATTAAACCTGAAAATGTATTTATATTAGATATTAAAGAAGAATTCGTAAAAGATTACGTTTTCCCAATGTTTAGAGCAAACGCAATTTATGAGGGTGAGTATTTACTAGGTACTTCAATTGCAAGACCTTTAATTGCTAAAAAATTAGTTGAAATTGCAAATGAAAAAGGTGCAGAAGCTGTATCTCATGGAGCAACTGGAAAAGGAAATGACCAAGTTAGATTTGAAATTGGTGCATTAGCATTAAAACCAGATGTTAAAGTTATCGCTCCTTGGAGAGAATGGGACTTAAACTCAAGAGAAAAATTATTAGCATATGCTAAAGAGCATGGTATTGAAATTTCTCAAAAACATATTGATAAAGATGGTAACCCAGCAGTATCTCCATACTCTATGGATGCGAACTTACTTCACATCTCTTATGAAGGTTTACATTTAGAGAATCCAAATAATGAGCCAGAAGAGTCTATGTGGTTATGGACAAACTCACCTGAAAATGCACCTGATGAGGCTGAATATATCACTATAGGATATAAAAATGGTGACCCAATTTCAATTAATGGAGAAGAACAATCTCCTGCAATATTATTAGAAAACTTAAATAAACTTGGGAATAAGCACGGTATTGGAAGAATTGATATCGTTGAAAATAGATATGTTGGTATGAAGGCACGTGGTTGTTATGAAACTCCAGGCGGAACTATCATGTTAAAAGCTCACAGAGCAATTGAGTCTATTTGTTTAGATAGAGAAGAGGCTCACTTAAAAGATGAGTTAATGCCTAGATATGCTAAGTTAATTTACCAAGGATACTGGTTCTCACCTGAAAGAGAAATGCTTCAAGCTGCAATTGATAAAACTCAAGAAAATGTAGAAGGTACAGTTAGATTAAAACTTTACAAAGGAAATGTTTCTGTTGTAGGTAGAGAATCTGAAAAATCATTATATGATGATGCTTACTCAACATTTGAAGAAGATGAAGTATATAACCAAAAAGATGCAGAAGGGTTCATTAGACTTAATGCATTAAGATTTATCATCGCTGGTAAGAAAAACTCAAAATAA